The Arcobacter roscoffensis genome segment TTCGTATAGTCACCTTTGGCACTCTCATAAATATGGTCAAACCATTGTGTAGGTTTGTCTTTTTCATAATAAGACTTAACCATGTCTTTGTATTTATCTGCTTCAAAAGTATCTTTATTTAGAAAATCAAAATCATTCATAATATACGCCTTTTGTTTTTGAGTGATTTTAGCAGTAGTTTTCTTAAGGGTGCTAGAGTGTTTATAAAATAAGAATTTCTCTGCATTTTTTATTTAGTTGTCAGTTGACAATAATATATTTATTTTATATAATTGATAAATGTATTATCTAAAGGTAAAAAATGAAAAATTATGATTTTGAACTTATATTTAAAGTTCCCAATATATCAAAAGATATAAATGAATACTTAGATAGTTTATATGAAAGTGCTTGTGATGATGCCATTATAAGTACAGGTCAGTTTGGAATGATAGCATTGTCTTTTTCAAGAGAATCAAATAGTGCAAATGAAGCTATAAAAAGTGCAATAACTGATGTCAAAAAAGCCATAAAGGATGCCAAACTAGTAGAAGCAACTCCTGATATAGTAAGTATTTCTGATGTAGCATCTATTTTAGGCTATTCAAGACAATATATAAGAAAACTTTTTGAAGAAAATATATCTTATCTACCAACACCAATTCATATAGGAAATCCTTCTATATGGCACTTAAATGAAATACTTTCTTGTATCAAAGAAATCAAAAAAAACAAAGATATCAATGAATTGCTTTTTGAAGTATCTAGGGTTACTAAAGAAGTTAATAGAAGTAGGGTATGATTCAGTATGATAATTTTTATATTGAAAACAAACACAAATCATGATACGAAAAATAAATATTTAAACATCAAAAAGTGGTATGTAAAATTTGATTTTTCATACCATTCATCTTATTGTCTAAATCTATTTCATAAAAGTTACCCCTTCACACACTCAAAAAAAGCTATGATAAAATTGCTATATTAATCAAAAAAGCTCAACTAATACAAAGAAAATTTATGTATATTATATATAAAATATTTATACATTGGGAAGATAGATGAAGTTATTGGTTGAACTACCTGAATTGATTGAAGATACTGTTTTGATTACTCCTGCTATTGAGAATCTTTTGAAGCATTATAGAAACGCTGAAGTTACTTTTGTAGGTTCTAGTGTTTCTACTCAACTTTTTTCTAAAGATGAAAGAGTTAAAAACCTTGTTGTTGAGGAGACTTCTAAGAGTTTGTTTACTCTTATTTCACTTTTTAGAATGGCTAAAAGTTTTGATGAACAAGATTTAGTTATCTCTTTTAAAGATGGTTTTTTATCTAAGTTTTTTGTTTATTTTGTAAATGCAAAAAAGAAAGTAAGTTATACTTCAAACAACAAAGATATTCATCAAGTTGAAAAGTACAATAACTTTGTAAATGAAACTTTAGATACTTCATATAAAGCAGGGGATTTGATGCTTCACTTTAAACCTCAGTGGTTTAAAAAACCTACTTTTGGTATTCACCCAGGTTCAACTTATGCAGATGTTAAAAGATGGCCACCGCAAGAGTTTGCTAAAGTAGCTGTTGCTTTATCTGCTAAGTATGATATTGTACTTCTTGGTGGTAAAAATGAAGTTGATATTTGTAGTGTGATAGAAGAAGAACTTCAAGCAAATGGTATTACAAACTATGAAAATCTTGCAGGCAAAACTTCTGTAGCTGATTTAGTAGAAAAAATCGCTGCTCTTGATTTATTTTTAGGAATAGATTGTGGGCCTATGCAGTTAGCTGCTGTTTACAGAGTAAACTCTATAATATTACCAACATCTTATGATAAGATAGAGCAAAGAAATCAGTGGAAAAACCCACTTGAGACTATAGTTTATAAAGAAGTAGACCCTTATGAGGAT includes the following:
- a CDS encoding glycosyltransferase family 9 protein produces the protein MKLLVELPELIEDTVLITPAIENLLKHYRNAEVTFVGSSVSTQLFSKDERVKNLVVEETSKSLFTLISLFRMAKSFDEQDLVISFKDGFLSKFFVYFVNAKKKVSYTSNNKDIHQVEKYNNFVNETLDTSYKAGDLMLHFKPQWFKKPTFGIHPGSTYADVKRWPPQEFAKVAVALSAKYDIVLLGGKNEVDICSVIEEELQANGITNYENLAGKTSVADLVEKIAALDLFLGIDCGPMQLAAVYRVNSIILPTSYDKIEQRNQWKNPLETIVYKEVDPYEDEPDYTVQAQDVLKLFKL
- a CDS encoding helix-turn-helix transcriptional regulator: MKNYDFELIFKVPNISKDINEYLDSLYESACDDAIISTGQFGMIALSFSRESNSANEAIKSAITDVKKAIKDAKLVEATPDIVSISDVASILGYSRQYIRKLFEENISYLPTPIHIGNPSIWHLNEILSCIKEIKKNKDINELLFEVSRVTKEVNRSRV